The following proteins are co-located in the Mycolicibacterium goodii genome:
- a CDS encoding ParB/RepB/Spo0J family partition protein — protein sequence MNQPARKRSGLGRGLAALIPTGPVDGAPDGLSPKIGATAADVLMGAGPAGPGNPAGPAGPTDSGTATDGAEVAASVQPLARDEVGATYREVPPTAIEPNPRQPRQVFDDEALSELVHSIREFGLMQPIVVREVEPKGDIRYQIVMGERRWRAAQQAGLPAIPAIVRETADDGMLRDALLENIHRVQLNPLEEASAYQQLLDEFGVTHDELAARIGRSRPLISNMIRLLRLPIAVQRRVAAGVLSAGHARALLALEGGPEAQEELAARIVAEGLSVRATEEAVTLANREGKTAPAPRRKPIQMPGLQDVAERLSTAFDTRVTVSLGKRKGKIVVEFGSVDDLQRIVELMSAQNE from the coding sequence ATGAATCAGCCGGCACGCAAGCGCAGTGGCCTCGGCAGGGGACTGGCGGCACTCATCCCCACCGGACCGGTCGACGGGGCGCCCGACGGGCTGAGCCCGAAGATCGGTGCCACGGCGGCTGATGTTCTCATGGGCGCCGGCCCTGCCGGTCCCGGAAACCCTGCCGGCCCCGCCGGACCGACCGACTCGGGCACCGCAACGGATGGCGCCGAGGTCGCGGCGTCGGTACAGCCGCTGGCCCGCGATGAGGTCGGCGCGACGTACCGCGAGGTCCCGCCGACCGCGATCGAACCCAACCCGCGTCAGCCCCGCCAGGTGTTCGACGACGAGGCGCTCTCCGAGCTCGTCCACTCGATCCGCGAGTTCGGCCTGATGCAGCCGATCGTCGTCCGGGAGGTCGAACCCAAGGGCGACATCCGCTATCAGATCGTCATGGGGGAGCGGCGCTGGCGTGCCGCGCAACAGGCCGGGCTGCCCGCGATCCCGGCCATCGTGCGGGAGACCGCCGACGACGGCATGCTGCGGGACGCGTTGCTGGAGAACATCCACCGCGTCCAGCTGAACCCGCTCGAAGAGGCGTCGGCGTATCAGCAGCTGCTCGACGAGTTCGGGGTCACCCACGATGAACTCGCGGCCCGCATCGGCCGTTCGCGGCCGCTCATCTCGAACATGATCCGGCTGCTGCGTCTGCCCATCGCGGTGCAGCGCCGGGTCGCGGCGGGTGTGTTGTCCGCCGGTCACGCCCGCGCACTGCTGGCCCTCGAAGGGGGACCGGAGGCACAGGAGGAACTCGCCGCGCGCATCGTCGCCGAGGGGCTGTCGGTGCGGGCGACCGAGGAGGCCGTGACGCTCGCCAACCGCGAAGGTAAGACCGCGCCCGCCCCGCGCCGCAAGCCGATCCAGATGCCGGGCCTGCAGGACGTTGCCGAACGGCTGTCGACGGCGTTCGACACCAGGGTCACGGTGAGCCTCGGCAAACGCAAGGGCAAGATCGTGGTGGAGTTCGGGTCGGTGGACGATCTGCAGCGCATTGTCGAACTGATGAGCGCCCAGAACGAGTGA
- the yidD gene encoding membrane protein insertion efficiency factor YidD, with protein sequence MRRRIGARAVRAVIYVIQLYRHTISPLRLPTCRFMPTCSQYAVDALTEYGLVRGTWLATVRLLKCGPWHQGGWDPIPERCTHPAETEVSGDTAAAENPVWETPAKRGENKSRV encoded by the coding sequence AATCGGCGCGCGGGCGGTCCGGGCTGTCATCTACGTCATCCAGCTCTACCGCCACACCATCTCCCCACTGCGGCTTCCCACATGCCGGTTCATGCCCACCTGTAGTCAGTACGCCGTCGATGCGCTGACCGAATACGGGTTGGTCCGCGGGACCTGGCTGGCCACCGTCCGGCTGCTCAAATGCGGTCCGTGGCATCAGGGAGGATGGGACCCGATACCTGAGCGCTGCACGCACCCCGCCGAGACCGAGGTCTCCGGCGACACCGCAGCCGCCGAAAACCCAGTCTGGGAAACCCCAGCGAAGCGAGGGGAGAACAAGTCGCGTGTTTAA
- the yidC gene encoding membrane protein insertase YidC: MFNFFSLDIIYYPVSAIMWVWYKAFSFLLGPTNFFAWALSVMFLVFTLRAILYKPFVKQIRTTRQMQELQPQIKALQKKYGKDRQRMALEMQKLQREHGFNPILGCLPMLAQVPVFLGLYHVLMSFNRTQTGIGRLGLSVEENRSLGNYVFSATDVQHFLDANLFGAPLGATMIQQHGLEAFTEFNRLAVIAVGVPIMILAGIATHFNSRASVARQSVEAAANPQTAMMNKLALYVFPLGVVVGGPFLPLAVIMYWLANNIWTYGQQHYVFGKIEKEEEAKKAEMLERRAANAPAPGAKPSRAKKAQGAGGAAKTAAGGDGADAADAGDAGAAKGEPATDSSDSGATGSSGSSGTPAANRTPKPGARPKKRKR, from the coding sequence GTGTTTAACTTCTTCAGCCTGGACATCATCTATTACCCGGTGTCGGCGATCATGTGGGTCTGGTACAAGGCGTTCTCCTTCCTGCTGGGACCCACCAATTTCTTCGCCTGGGCGCTGTCGGTGATGTTCCTGGTGTTCACGTTGCGCGCCATCCTGTACAAGCCGTTCGTCAAGCAGATTCGCACGACGCGGCAGATGCAGGAACTGCAGCCGCAGATCAAGGCGCTGCAGAAGAAGTACGGCAAGGACCGCCAGCGCATGGCGCTGGAGATGCAGAAGCTGCAGCGCGAGCACGGGTTCAACCCGATCCTGGGCTGTCTGCCGATGCTCGCGCAGGTGCCGGTGTTCCTCGGCCTCTACCACGTGCTGATGTCCTTCAACCGCACCCAGACCGGTATCGGCCGGCTGGGGCTCTCGGTGGAGGAGAACCGGTCGCTGGGCAACTACGTCTTCAGCGCGACCGACGTGCAGCACTTCCTGGACGCCAACCTGTTCGGTGCGCCGCTCGGCGCGACCATGATCCAGCAGCACGGTCTCGAGGCGTTCACCGAATTCAACCGGCTGGCCGTCATCGCGGTCGGCGTGCCGATCATGATCCTGGCGGGTATCGCGACGCACTTCAACAGCCGGGCCTCGGTGGCACGCCAGAGCGTGGAGGCCGCGGCCAACCCGCAGACCGCGATGATGAACAAGCTCGCGCTGTACGTGTTTCCGCTCGGTGTCGTGGTCGGTGGTCCGTTCCTGCCGCTAGCGGTGATCATGTACTGGCTGGCGAACAACATCTGGACCTACGGTCAGCAGCACTACGTGTTCGGCAAGATCGAAAAGGAAGAGGAAGCCAAGAAGGCCGAGATGCTGGAGCGCCGCGCGGCCAATGCGCCTGCGCCGGGCGCGAAGCCGAGCCGGGCGAAGAAGGCCCAGGGCGCGGGCGGGGCCGCGAAGACGGCCGCCGGAGGTGACGGCGCCGACGCGGCCGATGCGGGCGACGCGGGCGCAGCCAAGGGTGAGCCGGCCACAGATTCATCGGATTCGGGCGCGACCGGCTCGTCCGGTTCGTCGGGCACCCCGGCGGCCAATCGGACGCCGAAGCCGGGAGCGCGCCCCAAGAAGCGGAAACGTTGA
- a CDS encoding N-acetylmuramoyl-L-alanine amidase, translated as MSSLRRGDRGGAVTEIRAALAALGLIENPDTDLNTGRHVALDVFDDELDHAVRAFQQNRGLLVDGIVGEATYRALREASYRLGARILSHQFGAPMYGDDVATLQARLQDLGFYTGLVDGYFGLQTHNALTSYQREYGLYPDGICGPETLRSLYFLGSRVTGGSPHAIREEELVRRSGPRLSGKRVIIDPGRGGSDHGLIMQGPNGPISEADILWDLASRLEGRMTAIGMDTFPSRPPNRSPSDAERAQTANSVGADLMISLRCATLTSPAANGVASFYFGNSHGSVSTIGRNLADFIQREVVARTGLRDCRTHGRTWDLLRLTRMPTVQVDIGYITNPGDRGLLVSPQTRDALAEGILAAVKRLYLLGKNDRPTGTFTFAELLAHELSVEQAGRGA; from the coding sequence ATGTCGAGTCTGCGTCGCGGTGATCGCGGCGGTGCGGTCACCGAGATTCGGGCAGCACTGGCAGCGCTCGGGCTCATCGAGAACCCCGACACCGACCTGAACACCGGTCGCCATGTGGCGCTCGATGTGTTCGATGACGAACTCGACCACGCTGTCCGGGCATTTCAGCAGAACCGTGGCCTCCTCGTCGACGGAATCGTCGGCGAGGCCACCTACCGCGCCCTGCGCGAGGCGTCGTACCGTCTCGGGGCGCGCATCCTGTCGCACCAGTTCGGCGCCCCGATGTACGGCGACGACGTGGCGACGCTGCAGGCGCGGCTGCAGGACCTGGGTTTCTACACCGGCCTGGTCGACGGGTATTTCGGCCTGCAGACCCACAACGCGCTGACGTCGTATCAGCGGGAGTACGGGCTCTATCCCGACGGGATCTGCGGCCCGGAGACCCTGCGTTCGCTGTACTTCCTCGGTTCGCGCGTCACGGGCGGCTCACCGCACGCCATCCGCGAAGAGGAACTCGTGCGTCGGTCCGGTCCACGCCTGTCCGGCAAGCGGGTCATCATCGATCCGGGCCGCGGCGGCTCGGACCACGGCCTGATCATGCAGGGCCCCAACGGCCCCATCAGTGAGGCCGACATCCTGTGGGACCTCGCCAGCCGGCTGGAGGGTCGGATGACCGCGATCGGGATGGACACCTTCCCGTCCCGGCCGCCGAACCGCAGCCCGTCGGATGCCGAACGCGCCCAGACCGCCAACAGCGTGGGTGCGGATCTGATGATCAGCCTGCGCTGCGCGACGCTGACCAGCCCCGCGGCCAACGGTGTCGCCTCGTTCTACTTCGGCAACTCGCACGGCTCGGTGTCGACGATCGGGCGCAACCTCGCCGACTTCATCCAGCGGGAAGTGGTGGCGCGCACCGGTTTACGCGACTGCCGCACGCACGGCCGGACCTGGGATCTGCTGCGCCTGACCCGGATGCCCACCGTTCAGGTCGACATCGGCTACATCACCAATCCCGGTGACCGCGGGCTGCTGGTGTCACCCCAGACCCGTGACGCGCTCGCCGAGGGTATTCTCGCGGCGGTCAAGCGTCTGTACCTGCTCGGCAAGAACGACCGGCCCACAGGCACTTTCACGTTCGCCGAACTGCTCGCCCACGAGTTGTCGGTGGAACAGGCCGGCCGCGGCGCCTGA
- the trxA gene encoding thioredoxin: MSADSATVAVTDDSFSADVLKSSKPVLVDFWATWCGPCKMVAPVLEEIAAEKGDELTVAKLDVDANPATARDFQVVSIPTMILFKDGAPVKRIVGAKGKAALLRELSDAL, translated from the coding sequence ATGAGTGCCGACAGCGCGACCGTCGCGGTTACCGACGATTCGTTCTCCGCCGATGTGCTCAAGAGCAGCAAGCCAGTGCTGGTCGATTTCTGGGCCACCTGGTGCGGGCCGTGCAAGATGGTCGCCCCGGTGCTCGAGGAGATCGCCGCCGAGAAGGGTGACGAGCTCACCGTCGCCAAGCTCGACGTCGACGCCAACCCCGCCACCGCGCGGGATTTCCAGGTCGTGTCGATCCCCACCATGATCCTGTTCAAGGACGGCGCTCCGGTGAAACGCATCGTCGGTGCGAAGGGTAAGGCCGCGCTGCTGCGCGAGCTTTCCGACGCCCTCTGA
- the parA gene encoding chromosome partitioning ATPase ParA, with translation MGSGQSEGRSVVQKPDVSRETWDSATSTWVTDAAMDTPIAAEAEQATRVLHSSARRQLPRPERQRVFTIANQKGGVGKTTTAVNVAAALALQGLRTLVIDLDPQGNASTALSIEHRPGTPSSYEVLLGDIPVEEALQQSPHNERLYCIPATIDLAGAEIELVSMVAREGRLRTALAELKTHNFDYVFIDCPPSLGLLTINALVAAPEVLIPIQCEYYALEGVGQLLRNIEMVKAHLNPELSVSTVILTMYDGRTKLADQVAEDVREHFGEKVLRTVIPRSVKVSEAPGYGMTILNYDPGSRGALSYLDASREIAERGAPPRGQ, from the coding sequence ATGGGTTCGGGTCAGAGTGAAGGACGAAGCGTGGTGCAGAAGCCGGATGTTTCACGTGAAACATGGGACAGCGCGACCTCGACGTGGGTGACCGACGCGGCGATGGATACCCCGATCGCCGCGGAGGCCGAACAGGCGACCCGCGTCCTCCACAGCTCCGCGCGCCGCCAGCTGCCGCGTCCCGAACGACAGCGCGTCTTCACCATCGCCAACCAGAAGGGTGGCGTCGGCAAGACCACCACGGCGGTCAACGTCGCCGCGGCGCTCGCGCTGCAGGGTCTGCGCACCCTCGTCATCGATCTCGACCCCCAGGGCAATGCGAGCACCGCGTTGAGCATCGAGCACCGTCCCGGCACGCCGTCGTCGTACGAGGTTCTCCTCGGCGACATCCCGGTCGAGGAAGCCCTTCAGCAGAGCCCGCACAACGAGCGGCTGTACTGCATCCCGGCCACGATCGACCTCGCCGGTGCCGAGATCGAATTGGTCAGCATGGTCGCGCGCGAAGGTCGGCTCCGCACCGCACTCGCGGAGTTGAAGACGCACAACTTCGACTACGTCTTCATCGACTGCCCGCCGTCCCTCGGACTGCTGACCATCAACGCGCTCGTGGCCGCGCCGGAAGTGCTGATCCCGATCCAGTGCGAGTACTACGCGCTCGAAGGCGTGGGGCAGCTGCTGCGCAACATCGAAATGGTCAAGGCGCACCTCAACCCCGAGCTGTCGGTGTCGACGGTCATCCTGACGATGTACGACGGACGCACCAAGCTCGCGGACCAGGTGGCCGAGGACGTCCGGGAACACTTCGGCGAGAAGGTCCTGCGGACCGTGATCCCCCGCAGTGTGAAGGTCTCCGAGGCACCCGGTTACGGCATGACGATCCTGAACTACGACCCGGGTTCACGTGGAGCACTGAGCTATCTCGACGCGAGTCGGGAGATCGCCGAGCGTGGGGCGCCGCCGCGCGGGCAGTAG
- a CDS encoding protein jag, with protein sequence MTDAQTTDPSADEDEKVETATPAASAVDDLEERLVAEGEIAGDYLEELLDLLDFDGDIDLDVEGDRAVVSIDGGNDLSKLVGRKGEVLDALQELTRLAVHQKTGERSRLMLDIARWRRRRRDELAALGEKVARRVLESGQREELAPMTPFERKIVHDAVAAIEGVRSESEGVEPSRRVVILLG encoded by the coding sequence ATGACAGACGCACAGACGACTGACCCCAGCGCCGACGAAGACGAGAAGGTCGAGACGGCGACGCCCGCGGCGAGCGCGGTGGACGATCTGGAGGAGCGACTGGTGGCCGAGGGCGAGATCGCCGGCGACTACCTCGAGGAGCTGTTGGACCTTCTGGATTTCGACGGGGACATCGATCTCGACGTCGAGGGCGACCGCGCGGTCGTGAGCATCGACGGCGGCAACGATCTGAGCAAGCTGGTGGGCCGCAAGGGCGAGGTGCTCGACGCGCTGCAGGAGCTCACCCGGCTGGCGGTGCACCAGAAGACGGGGGAGCGCAGCCGGCTGATGCTCGACATCGCGCGGTGGCGCCGGCGTCGTCGCGACGAACTCGCGGCGCTCGGGGAGAAGGTGGCCCGGCGCGTGCTGGAGAGCGGACAGCGCGAAGAGCTGGCCCCGATGACGCCGTTCGAGCGCAAGATCGTGCACGACGCCGTTGCGGCGATCGAGGGCGTCCGCAGCGAGAGCGAAGGGGTCGAGCCTTCTCGCCGCGTCGTCATTCTGCTCGGCTAG
- the sigM gene encoding RNA polymerase sigma factor SigM — protein sequence MGRGQFAGAAHMRSDAELLAAHVAGDRYAFEALVLRHHPQLRRLAYLTSSHLDDVDDVVQEALFKAHRTAATFRFDCAVSSWLHRIVVNTCLDRLRRARSRPAAAHYVDLVHVDHLHDPAGDPAPRVATAIMVERALLQLPVEQRAAVVAVDMQGYSIAETARLLGVAEGTIKSRCARARAKLARTLQYFDGDEPQPASAYRGADHP from the coding sequence GTGGGACGGGGACAGTTTGCGGGGGCGGCGCACATGCGCTCGGATGCCGAACTGCTCGCGGCCCACGTCGCCGGCGACCGGTACGCCTTCGAGGCGCTCGTGCTGCGCCACCACCCGCAGCTGCGCCGGCTGGCCTACCTGACCAGCAGCCACCTCGACGATGTCGACGATGTGGTGCAGGAGGCGTTGTTCAAGGCGCACCGCACCGCGGCGACGTTCCGGTTCGACTGCGCGGTGAGCAGCTGGTTGCACCGCATCGTGGTCAACACCTGCCTGGATCGCCTGCGCCGCGCCCGATCTCGGCCGGCGGCCGCGCACTACGTCGACCTGGTCCACGTCGACCACCTCCACGACCCGGCGGGTGATCCGGCACCGCGGGTCGCCACGGCGATCATGGTGGAGCGCGCCCTGCTGCAGTTACCGGTCGAGCAGCGCGCCGCGGTGGTCGCGGTGGACATGCAGGGCTATTCGATCGCCGAGACCGCCCGGCTGCTCGGCGTCGCGGAGGGCACCATCAAGAGCAGATGTGCCCGCGCCAGAGCCAAACTGGCCCGCACGCTGCAGTATTTTGATGGCGATGAACCGCAGCCCGCGAGCGCCTATCGAGGGGCCGATCACCCCTGA
- the rsmG gene encoding 16S rRNA (guanine(527)-N(7))-methyltransferase RsmG, whose protein sequence is MFHVKHGPVPATPEAASVVFEDRLEAAERYARILAGAGVEWGLLGPREVDRVWERHILNSAALGELVAPGERVADIGSGAGLPGIPLALARPDIEVTLIEPLLRRSEFLREVVAELGIDVTVVRGRAEDRDVRDRVGEMDVVTSRAVASLDKLTRWSVPFLRDGGRMLPIKGERAEAEIEEHRRVMEALGAVDARVVRCGANYLSPPVTVVDARRRAAKPGRNRSGRASGSRGRTGRR, encoded by the coding sequence ATGTTTCACGTGAAACATGGACCCGTGCCCGCGACCCCGGAGGCCGCTTCTGTTGTGTTTGAGGACCGGCTCGAGGCGGCGGAACGGTACGCCAGGATCCTCGCCGGCGCCGGGGTGGAGTGGGGGCTGCTCGGCCCGCGTGAAGTCGACCGCGTGTGGGAGCGGCACATTCTGAACAGCGCCGCTCTCGGCGAACTCGTGGCACCGGGAGAGCGGGTGGCCGACATCGGTAGTGGGGCGGGACTGCCCGGGATACCGTTGGCGCTGGCGCGCCCCGACATCGAGGTGACGCTGATCGAGCCACTGCTGCGGCGCAGTGAATTTCTCCGCGAGGTGGTGGCGGAGCTCGGCATCGATGTGACGGTGGTTCGCGGGCGGGCCGAGGATCGAGACGTGCGCGACCGAGTGGGGGAGATGGATGTGGTGACGTCGCGCGCGGTTGCCTCGTTGGACAAGCTGACGCGATGGAGCGTGCCGTTCCTCCGGGACGGCGGCCGGATGCTGCCGATCAAAGGTGAACGTGCCGAGGCCGAGATCGAGGAACACCGGCGTGTGATGGAGGCACTCGGGGCAGTCGATGCCAGGGTGGTGAGATGTGGCGCGAACTATTTGAGCCCGCCCGTAACCGTCGTCGACGCACGGCGGCGGGCGGCCAAACCGGGGCGGAACAGGTCGGGCAGGGCGTCGGGGTCCCGGGGCAGAACGGGCAGGAGATGA
- the trxB gene encoding thioredoxin-disulfide reductase — protein MSTSQTVHDVIIIGSGPAGYTAAIYAARAQLKPLVFEGTQFGGALMTTTEVENYPGFREGITGPELMDQMREQALRFGADLRMEDVDAVSLDGPVKTVVVGDETHQARAVILAMGAAARHLGVPGEEALLGMGVSTCATCDGFFFRDQDIVVVGGGDSAMEEATFLTRFARSVTLIHRRDEFRASKIMLERARANEKIAFLTNTEITQIEGDPKVTGVRLRDTVTGEESKLDVTGVFVAIGHDPRSGLVRGQVELDDEGYVQVKGRTTYTSVDGVFAAGDLVDHTYRQAITAAGSGCAASIDAERWLAEHA, from the coding sequence ATGTCCACTTCACAGACGGTTCATGACGTCATCATCATCGGTTCCGGCCCGGCCGGTTACACCGCGGCGATCTACGCGGCCCGCGCCCAGCTCAAGCCGCTGGTGTTCGAGGGCACACAGTTCGGTGGCGCGTTGATGACCACCACCGAGGTGGAGAACTACCCGGGCTTCCGCGAGGGCATCACCGGTCCGGAACTCATGGACCAGATGCGTGAGCAGGCGCTGCGGTTCGGTGCGGACCTGCGCATGGAGGACGTCGACGCCGTTTCGCTCGACGGCCCCGTCAAGACCGTCGTGGTCGGCGACGAGACGCACCAGGCCCGCGCGGTCATCCTGGCGATGGGCGCGGCCGCCCGCCACCTCGGCGTACCCGGCGAGGAGGCGCTGCTCGGCATGGGTGTGAGCACCTGCGCGACGTGTGACGGCTTCTTCTTCCGCGACCAGGACATCGTGGTGGTCGGTGGTGGCGACTCGGCCATGGAAGAAGCGACGTTCCTCACCCGCTTCGCGCGCAGTGTGACGCTGATCCACCGCCGCGACGAGTTCCGCGCGTCCAAGATCATGCTGGAGCGGGCCCGCGCCAACGAGAAGATCGCCTTCCTGACCAACACCGAGATCACCCAGATCGAGGGCGACCCGAAGGTGACCGGCGTGCGCCTGCGCGACACCGTGACCGGCGAGGAATCCAAGCTCGACGTCACCGGCGTGTTCGTCGCGATCGGTCACGATCCGCGCTCGGGGCTGGTGCGCGGTCAGGTCGAGCTCGACGACGAGGGTTACGTCCAGGTCAAGGGCCGCACCACCTACACCTCGGTCGACGGGGTGTTCGCCGCGGGTGATCTGGTCGACCACACCTACCGCCAGGCCATCACCGCCGCGGGCAGCGGCTGTGCGGCCTCCATCGACGCCGAGCGTTGGCTCGCCGAACACGCCTGA